The Candidatus Obscuribacterales bacterium genome segment CGCCGTCGAACAATACATCCACACCGCGCAGCTCTGCGTCCATGCTGCCTCCTTTCACCAGCACAGCCTTGGCCCCGAGTCCATAAATCAGCTCAGCAGCAGCTTTCATGTCCGACAGGGTTTGGATCTCAAGACCGCTGAGGATCTGAGCTTCGTAGCGATTGGGGGTCAACACGGCGGCTAGGGGAATCAGGCGCGATCGTAGGCAGGCGATCGCATCATCGTCGATCAACTGGGCTCCGGTGCGCGATACCATGACTGGATCGACTACTAAGCGCTCTAGCTGCCAGGCTTCTAGACATTGGGCGACCTGTTCAATAATGCCGATATTCAGCAGCATTCCTGTCTTGGCGGCGTGAAGGCCAATATCATCTCTCACCGCCTGCATCTGGGCAGCGATCGCTTCCGGCGGCAAGGCATCCACGCGGGTCACCCCGAGGGTATTCTGGGCCGTGACGCAGGTGAGGGCGCTGGTGCCGTGGACTTTGTGCATGGCGAAGGTGCGCAGATCAGCCTGAATGCCAGCTCCACCGCCGCTATCCGATCCGGCAATGGTGAGCGCAACTGGGACAGATGGGACGTTCATCGCGATCATGGGTTGATGGGGGCTCCTGTGCTGCCAAAACTACGCGGCGTTGAAGGCCATCTGCCAAAAATCGCGCTCTAGGCGGGTGATTTTTAGAAAAACAGATTCTGCCTGTTGTTGGGCTTGGTCGGGGGCGGTGGCTAGGGCTTGGTCGGCTTG includes the following:
- the thiD gene encoding bifunctional hydroxymethylpyrimidine kinase/phosphomethylpyrimidine kinase, encoding MNVPSVPVALTIAGSDSGGGAGIQADLRTFAMHKVHGTSALTCVTAQNTLGVTRVDALPPEAIAAQMQAVRDDIGLHAAKTGMLLNIGIIEQVAQCLEAWQLERLVVDPVMVSRTGAQLIDDDAIACLRSRLIPLAAVLTPNRYEAQILSGLEIQTLSDMKAAAELIYGLGAKAVLVKGGSMDAELRGVDVLFDGDRLQILRTQQIQTQDTHGTGCTLSAAIAANLALGHGLNTAVRLAKDYVTTALHYSLRLGQGQGPVGHFFPLLSPVIPSEHP